The genomic window AACCGCAGCCCGCCCGGGTTGTGCGCCAGCACGTCGCCGGTGCGGCTGAACACGTGCGCGGGGTAGGGGCGCAGGCTCTCCACCAGTAGCTTGACGCCGGGCCGCACGGTGCGGTTGGGCGCCGATGGCGGTTCGGGTGCCGACCGGGCGGCGAGGGCGGCGAGAGCGCGCAGGTGATCGCGTTCGTCCTCTTCCAGTTTGAGCGCGCGGGCGAGGGAGTCGATCACGGACGGGCTGGGCCGGGTCTCCGTGCCGCGCTCCAGCCGCGCGTAGTAGTCGATGCTGATGCCGGCGAGCGTGGCCAGCTCCTCCCGGCGCAGTCCGGGCGTGCGACGCCGCCCGCCGCCAGCCGCCAGGCCGACCTCTTCGGGCGTCAGGCGGGTACGGCAGGCGCGCAGGAAGCGCCCCATCTCCGTACCGCGGGTGCCGCCGCTGTGCTGCTCACGATCCATGTGTTCAAAGTGTGGGGATGCCACGACCTGGGCGGAAGGCGGGTGGGGTGCCCTGCCACAGCACCGAACGCGGCTCCAGGGCACGCCCCGCCCTGCCACATGTCGCCGTCGGCCCGCACGCTGGACGCGTGTGGAAGAGGGCCTTGCCCGCGCGGCCGACAGTGTGGTCCCCGCTCTGAGTGTCCGGCGCTTCCCTTCGCTCCATCCGTCACAGAAACCGAGCCATTCATCATGCCTGCAAGTCACACTTCCGCCGGTGCGCCGGCAGTCGATCCCCGGCGCTGGAAGGCGCTGACGGTCATCGCGATCGCCCAGCTGATGGTCGTGCTGGACGCGACGGTCGTGAACATCGCGCTGCCGCACGCCCAGGCGGATCTGAACATCTCCGACGGCAACCGGCAGTGGGTGATCACCGCCTACAGCCTCGCCTTCGGTGGTCTGCTGCTGTTGGGCGGACGCATCGGTGACCTGTGGGGCCGCAAGCGGGCCTTCGTCGTCGGGCTGGTCGGCTTCGCCCTGGCCTCCGCGCTCGGCGGCGCCGCCGTCAACCTCGGCATGCTCCTCGCCTCCCGCGCCCTCCAGGGCGTCTTCGGCGCCCTGCTCGCCCCCGCCGCGCTGTCCCTGCTCACTGTGGCGTTCACCGAGGCCAAGGAGCGCGCCAAGGCGTTCGGCATCTTCGGTGCCATCGCCGCGGCAGGCGGTGCGGTCGGCCTGCTCCTGGGCGGTGTGCTCACCGAGTACATCAACTGGCGCTGGTGCATGTACGTCAACATCGTCTTCGCCGTCGTGGCCGCGGCCGGTGCCACCGTCTACATCAGCGATCGCGGGGACCAGCGCAACCGCGACCGGCTCGACGTCGTGGGCACCCTGCTGGCCACAGTCGGACTCGTCACCCTGGTCTACGGCTTCGCCCGGGCGGAGCAGGACGGCTGGGGCTCCGGCCTCACCATCGGCATGTTCGTCGCCGCGGTCGTGCTGCTCGCCGCGTTCGCCCTGGTCGAGACCCGGGTCAAGGCACCCCTCCTGCCGCTTCGCGTGATCACGGATCGCAACCGTGGCGGCGCCTACCTCTCCATCGGTCTGGCCATGATCGGCATGTTCGGCCAGTTCCTGTTCCTGACCTACTTCCTGCAGCTGAACAAGGGCTACTCGCCCGTCCTGTGCGGCATCGCCTTCCTGCCCCTGGTCGTCTGCCTGGTCATCGGGTCCACCCAGATCGGCACCCGCCTGGTC from Streptomyces sp. DSM 40750 includes these protein-coding regions:
- a CDS encoding MFS transporter; protein product: MPASHTSAGAPAVDPRRWKALTVIAIAQLMVVLDATVVNIALPHAQADLNISDGNRQWVITAYSLAFGGLLLLGGRIGDLWGRKRAFVVGLVGFALASALGGAAVNLGMLLASRALQGVFGALLAPAALSLLTVAFTEAKERAKAFGIFGAIAAAGGAVGLLLGGVLTEYINWRWCMYVNIVFAVVAAAGATVYISDRGDQRNRDRLDVVGTLLATVGLVTLVYGFARAEQDGWGSGLTIGMFVAAVVLLAAFALVETRVKAPLLPLRVITDRNRGGAYLSIGLAMIGMFGQFLFLTYFLQLNKGYSPVLCGIAFLPLVVCLVIGSTQIGTRLVNRVPARFLMGPGFLLAAIGMALLTQLEVDSSFATHVLPSEILLGLGMGTASMPGMSLATSRVRPQDAGVASAMVNVSQQVGGSIGTALLNTVAASATSSWIAARAFSGAVPEEAAQQAAVHGYAVAFGWGTAIMALAALIAFVLVNGGGRSKADGESAQQVAIPVVAH